One Bombus pyrosoma isolate SC7728 linkage group LG9, ASM1482585v1, whole genome shotgun sequence genomic window carries:
- the LOC122570896 gene encoding SOSS complex subunit C, which produces MAFSQSNSRELQNRKILEELQLKKQLLLKQGVAPTLNTSLAVTSTGCPSNLPPTQTSDGVVMNASQRAALHNAHAASSGYFVTQDSSFGNLILPVLPRFDAK; this is translated from the exons AATTACAGAATAGAAAAATCTTAGAagaattgcaattaaaaaaacaattgCTTTTAAAGCAAGGTGTAGCACCAACATTGAATACATCATTAGCTGTTACATCAACAGGTTGTCCTTCTAATttg CCTCCTACACAGACCTCTGATGGTGTTGTAATGAATGCATCCCAAAGAGCTGCTTTACATAATGCACATGCAGCATCATCAGGTTACTTTGTAACACAGGATTCTTCCTTTGGCAATCTTATTTTACCAGTTCTTCCAAGATTTGATgctaaataa
- the LOC122570894 gene encoding rRNA N6-adenosine-methyltransferase METTL5 has protein sequence MASITLRNLEAWLQELDRFEKPKVLLEQYCTSAHVASHMLYCAQVQFGDIQGQTVADLGCGCGHLSIGAKMLEASHVTGFEIDPDALNILSRNCDNLELFVETVQCDILQYLPGRFEKFFDTVIMNPPFGTKHNAGTDMKFLEIATKLASNTVYSLHKTSTRNYVLQKAAQYGAKGKVVAEVKFDIPQSYKFHKQHYVDIEVDFIRFELN, from the exons atggcTAGCATTACACTTCGCAATTTAGAGGCATGGTTGCAAGAGTTAGACAGATTTGAGAAACCAAAAGTATTGCTTGAACAATATTGTACTAGTGCTCATGTAGCATCACACATGTTGTACTGTGCTCAAGTACAATTTGGTGATATACAAGGACAAACAGTTGCTGACTTAGGTTGTGGGTGTGGTCACTTATCAATTGGAGCGAAAATGCTTGAAGCAAGTCATGTAACTGGTTTTGAAATAGATCCTGATGCACTTAACATTCTTTCTAGAAATTGTGATAATCTAGAATTATTTGTGGAAACTGTACAGTGTGATATACTACAATATCTACCAG GGAGATTCGAGAAATTCTTTGATACAGTTATTATGAATCCACCTTTTGGTACCAAACATAATGCAGGCACAGATATGAAGTTTTTGGAAATCGCGACTAAATTAGCGTCAAATACTGTGTACTCGTTACATAAAACCAGCACGCGTAATTACGTTCTTCAAAAAGCTGCACAGTATGGAGCCAAAGGCAAAGTCGTTGCAGAAGTGAAATTTGATATACCACAATCATATAAGTTTCATAAacaacattatgtagatattGAGGTGGATTTTATACgattcgaattaaattaa